A portion of the Bombina bombina isolate aBomBom1 chromosome 11, aBomBom1.pri, whole genome shotgun sequence genome contains these proteins:
- the LOC128642416 gene encoding uncharacterized protein LOC128642416, with amino-acid sequence MDFLQRHLPRVFLAVQSALEYLNNVTAQIFGTPTNPQRPPNRETKVALGSTPPHPPTDGSLHSKSERAGSEGTQVTEITVVPEDSFCQSEATAQSLEHVGFTSEFESNLEQQGNLMHQRQDTDLRKRKYEMKDKPQYNAELVDNMKLVESMTQEEYNFPKHEENLEYLTYAKVREEESQLNNLEHKSLDNRGQTEKSDLNSDKTGSLTLSVNFIEHLEKAGDEEMLVKVECEMQEKSMKDLSEATENNVTTDLELSNIEANLIDAVVTKVLNSAFSEIGFGHNSALQQNKENIISSLNKIDEKNVNEHKTDFNYLMEDIYQEKIDSTEVVQRSEIKTDLEIEESCQSPDKSIEDPEGSMSVSPYMYEDVESMQETDHLKNKREERHDLNDIIDDNFSWNNLLKKEEVEGPKELKTAVWYDDYRHRSNTEEEAYISSRQMDYPPEVGNYKFLVQTQNLNMTINMSELKSMDEPYGETTADKSLLSLEDQTKSLIETNLSCVDAQKEEDDIQTKIYHHEKEEITETINVFDDSAEKKEIAVLKDYVIDEASSSKEKPEDVHSVQLDEVSHREGKEGHQKSDLEGETEDTFLKDHNLSIENEECEIPKEIIILQTEEELNQPLYSVSDGSDLAMEVHHYSVEQNEEAFSVREEDICNIEIYLTHVDVEGSGELHKEFEGHSKEFDIFLGDVDLLQETESVISPDLCNKEIEDPQKGRDPDMEINSVSLQDDQAQETSEEIDHLVETVSTDQYYQQDEVKEQITETEIAKKGGFLLPDNSEQATVSQFESDFTLDYQITDESSFQENNLVAPPSKDVQGTATGTDLLSDIDTSYTQKENMENTSIFTDRFENELPAVKEKEEHLCQSYFEKPTQDQECSYSFENEDTGDRKAKDNSEMDDIFHIEPDQSHMESTGSDLNQKQQDISLEGIDSSSHAQEEMQRHIKIYKIQEGNNKWHGESVEEDGENKKETNLLLETCDTEQGDIILGSIQPSEEIGSVIRSDTCLQEIEEGEKEFELELQIQSMITQNQLYEAEPMQSILIEENADDTKELSEAETPEEIGSSVLQISLSEINKINAVSHPVSEITLNEEIKVDGAILPIDHSKETESVEIPPEDFQKTVEQADLLFEVGSTQIQTNVSKGLGSSSDVEITDNKECTKIKPTFKDDHFLVKKTEGPDIDDYLLGTSAEEEKSSLVFDQGMCELSPTSEMSDDLQRSYFRETSKDADIPNNAENDIIKVIDSSKSDDETLEEPDQSSPMESKESGLSPKQQTVSSEAKDHSSHDEEEMECQIQIFKTQKENNISVIELDYSTEDSTCKKGTDLPSETYNSEQADGILENREPLKNLGSMTGSYFYVEDSEKYEYETDLVSKIQDYHDLTESTEIKYTIKNDHFLEKKPEGLERDDDLLGTSAEEENASLVIDQGACELSPTLEMTENLQKSYFRGTNKDEDFPYNEENDIINIIDSSESDDVSLKEPDQSSPLKSKESGLTPKLQDISSVAKDYSPHAKEEMECQIKMFTTQKENDKTVLELDYSTGEAKQCKKETDILLETCHSEQADVILETKEPLQNVGSMTVSDFCIEEPGKYEYEKDIVSKIQDYHDLTTGTQDQPKEVTEVHETIVVYQSVSEITTDEEIKIDDTLWLMDDSKGIESFDTPHENVQEIVNLNDLLFETGSTEMQSDVGDTLGSTVVSPEMKVLTDYKEFSETESSAKDDNLLEKKLDESSCIKTEDHLGSVNYSKAFESIIVQVQETIEQTDTLSDVGSSDVQTNFNDTLSSVIASTEIKIFSMDTKESSEMQYATKNDHFLEEKAETSDSKHIEVTVLPADCLTTHESISLPLEVSQETAKQTDILSELGSTETQMDVSEFQGSTHEFAIVISTDTKESSETKSPTKNDHFFEETIKGPEAHIDLLEPTTEKENSSLVIHQDKIELSFKPETVHHLQGPVLQFHEESNKQQWGHLVEHKRLSTDHLHPGTEDEEPKPQLEENEIDSELPTHNTLDVSAQKSRVILRRKTSIRRRQQVQRQSSPDTEPSEPPPRIFRPFSMGVPVFPGKLPPIPKPMPAEEHKDEPAAKEELAVKPKGVPKHAGFGIPHPMMMQELQARLQKKKPKQ; translated from the exons GTCACAGAAATCACAGTCGTACCAGAAGATTCATTTTGTCAAAGTGAAGCTACAGCGCAGAGTCTTGAACATGTGGGGTTTACATCGGAGTTTGAATCAAATTTGGAACAGCAAG GAAACTTGATGCATCAGAGACAGGACACAGATCTTAGGAAAAGGAAATATGAAATGAAAGACAAACCACAATATAATGCTGAACTTGTTGATAACATGAAACTAGTAGAGTCAATGACTCAGGAAGAATATAATTTTCCTAAGCATGAAGAAAATTTGGAGTATCTAACATATGCCAAAGTGAGAGAAGAAGAGAGTCAACTGAACAACCTTGAACATAAATCTCTAGATAACAGAGGACAAACTGAGAAATCGGATTTAAATTCTGATAAAACAGGAAGTTTAACCTTGTCTGTAAATTTCATTGAACATCTTGAAAAGGCTGGCGATGAGGAAATGTTGGTCAAAGTGGAGTGTGAAATGCAAGAGAAATCAATGAAAGATTTGTCAGAAGCAACTGAAAATAATGTGACAACTGACTTAGAGTTGTCAAATATAGAAGCCAATTTGATTGATGCTGTTGTGACTAAGGTTCTTAACTCAGCATTCAGTGAGATTGGATTTGGCCACAATTCTGCTTTACAacagaataaagaaaatataatatcATCTCTTAATAAAATAGATGAAAAAAATGTCAATGAACATAAAACTGATTTTAATTATTTAATGGAAGATATATATCAGGAGAAAATAGATTCTACAGAAGTAGTCCAGAGATCAGAGATCAAAACTGATCTAGAAATAGAAGAAAGCTGTCAGTCTCCAGACAAGTCCATTGAAGATCCAGAGGGATCCATGTCTGTTTCCCCTTATATGTATGAAGATGTTGAATCAATGCAAGAGACagatcatttaaaaaacaaaagagaaGAGAGACATGATCTAAATGACATTATAGATGATAATTTTTCTTGGAATAATTTATTGAAAAAGGAAGAGGTGGAGGGTCCAAAAGAATTAAAGACCGCAGTGTGGTATGATGATTATCGCCATCGTTCAAATACAGAGGAAGAAGCTTACATATCCTCAAGACAGATGGATTACCCACCCGAAGTTGGTAATTATAAATTTCTTGTACAAACACAAAACTTAAATATGACAATCAATATGTCTGAACTAAAGAGCATGGATGAACCTTATGGAGAAACCACAGCGGATAAATCATTACTATCATTGGAAGACCAAACTAAATCTTTAATTGAAACAAATCTTTCTTGTGTTGAtgcacagaaagaagaggatgacaTTCAAACAAAAATCTACCACCATGAAAAGGAGGAGATAACTGAAACAATAAATGTTTTTGATGACTCAGCTGAGAAGAAAGAGATAGCAGTGCTAAAGGATTATGTGATTGATGAGGCGAGTTCATCTAAAGAGAAGCCTGAAGATGTCCATAGTGTCCAATTAGATGAAGTTTCCCATAGGGAAGGAAAGGAAGGACATCAAAAAAGTGATTTGGAAGGAGAAACTGAAGATACATTTCTAAAGGATCAcaatctttctattgaaaatgaagAGTGTGAAATTCCAAaagaaataattatattgcaaaCAGAAGAAGAGCTAAATCAACCTCTTTACAGTGTATCTGATGGGAGTGATCTAGCAATGGAAGTACATCATTATTCTGTAGAACAAAATGAAGAGGCATTTAGTGTAAGAGAGGAGGATATATGCAACATAGAAATATATCTCACACATGTGGATGTAGAAGGGTCTGGAGAACTACATAAAGAATTTGAGGGTCATTCAAAAGAATTTGATATATTTCTGGGAGATGTAGATCTATTGCAAGAAACTGAATCTGTTATCTCTCCAGATCTCTGCAACAAAGAGATTGAAGATCCCCAGAAAGGGAGGGATCCTGATATGGAAATTAATTCTGTTTCTTTACAGGATGACCAAGCACAAGAGACTTCTGAAGAAATTGATCACTTAGTAGAAACTGTGTCTACAGACCAATATTACCAGCAAGATGAAGTAAAAGAGCAGATCACTGAAACAGAAATTGCAAAAAAAGGTGGATTTTTGCTACCAGATAACTCAGAACAGGCCACTGTGTCACAATTTGAGTCTGATTTCACTTTAGATTACCAAATTACAGATGAAAGCAGTTTTCAAGAAAATAATTTAGTTGCCCCACCATCTAAAGATGTCCAAGGAACTGCAACAGGAACTGATCTCTTATCAGACATTGATACTAGTTATACACAGAAAGAAAATATGGAAAACACATCTATATTTACAGATCGTTTTGAGAATGAATTACCCGCTGTTAAAGAAAAAGAAGAGCATCTATGCCAATCCTATTTTGAAAAACCAACACAGGATCAAGAGTGTTCCTACAGTTTTGAAAATGAAGATACTGGGGATCGAAAAGCAAAAGATAATTCAGAAATGGATGATATTTTTCATATAGAACCAGATCAATCACACATGGAATCTACAGGAAGTGACCTTAACCAGAAACAGCaagatatttcattagaaggaATAGACTCCTCATCACATGCACAAGAAGAGATGCAACgtcatataaaaatatacaagatACAAGAGGGAAACAATAAATGGCATGGAGAATCAGTTGAAGAAGATGGAGAAAATAAGAAAGAAACCAACCTGTTATTGGAAACATGTGATACAGAACAAGGTGATATAATTCTGGGAAGTATACAACCCTCAGAAGAAATAGGATCTGTGATCAGGTCTGATACCTGCTTACAAGAAATAGAGGAAGGTGAGAAAGAATTCGAACTAGAATTGCAAATTCAGTCTATGATCACCCAAAATCAACTTTATGAAGCAGAGCCCATGCAATCTATACTTATAGAAGAAAATGCAGATGATACAAAAGAACTCAGTGAAGCAGAGACCCCAGAAGAAATTGGATCATCTGTTTTACAAATTTCTCTATCAGAAATCAACAAAATAAATGCTGTGTCTCACCCTGTTTCAGAGATTAcattaaatgaagaaataaaggttgatggtgctattttGCCAATAGACCACTCAAAAGAAACAGAATCTGTTGAGATACCACCAGAAGATTTCCAGAAAACTGTTGAGCAAGCTGATCTTTTATTTGAAGTTGGATCTACTCAAATACAGACAAATGTTAGTAAAGGTTTGGGTAGCTCATCAGATGTTGAAATAACAGATAATAAAGAATGCACCAAAATTAAACCTACATTTAAAGATGATCACTTTTTAGTAAAGAAGACAGAAGGACCTGACATAGATGATTATCTACTAGGAACATCTGCTGAAGAAGAAAAGTCATCTCTAGTTTTTGATCAAGGTATGTGTGAATTATCTCCCACATCAGAAATGTCAGATGATTTACAAAGATCATATTTTAGAGAAACCAGTAAGGATGCAGATATTCCCAACAATGCAGAGAATGACATTATAAAAGTAATAGATAGTTCTAAATCAGATGATGAAACATTGGAAGAACCTGATCAATCATCTCCCATGGAATCTAAAGAAAGTGGTCTTTCCCCAAAACAGCAGACTGTTTCATCAGAAGCAAAAGATCACTCATCACATGATGAAGAAGAGATGGAATGTCAAATACAAATTTTCAAGACACAGAAGGAAAATAATATATCAGTTATAGAATTAGATTATTCAACTGAAGACAGCACATGTAAGAAAGGTACAGATCTACCATCAGAAACTTATAATTCAGAACAAGCTGATGGAATTCTGGAAAACAGAGAACCTTTAAAGAATTTGGGATCCATGACCGGTTCTTATTTCTATGTTGAAGACTCAGAAAAATATGAGTATGAAACAGATCTTGTGTCAAAAATTCAAGATTACCATGATTTAACAGAATCTACagaaattaaatatacaattaaaaatgatCACTTTTTGGAAAAGAAGCCAGAAGGACTTGAAAGGGATGATGATCTACTAGGAACATCTGCTGAAGAAGAAAATGCATCTCTAGTAATTGATCAAGGTGCTTGTGAATTATCTCCTACATTAGAAATGACAGAGAATTTACAAAAATCATATTTTAGAGGAACAAATAAGGATGAAGATTTTCCCTACAATGAGGAGAATGAcattataaatataatagatagtTCTGAATCAGATGATGTATCATTGAAAGAACCTGATCAATCATCTCCCCTAAAATCTAAAGAAAGTGGTCTTACCCCAAAACTGCAAGATATTTCATCAGTAGCAAAAGATTACTCACCACATGCTAAAGAAGAGATGGAATGTCAAATAAAAATGTTCACGACACAGAAGGAAAATGATAAAACAGTTTTAGAATTAGATTACTCAACTGGAGAAGCCAAACAATGTAAGAAAGAGACAGATATATTATTAGAAACTTGTCATTCAGAACAAGCTGATGTAATTCTGGAAACCAAAGAACCTTTGCAAAATGTGGGATCAATGACTGTTTCTGATTTCTGCATAGAAGAACCAGGAAAATATGAGTATGAAAAAGATATTGTATCAAAAATTCAAGATTACCATGATTTAACAACAGGAACCCAAGATCAGCCAAAGGAAGTTACAGAAGTGCATGAAACAATTGTTGTATACCAGTCTGTCTCTGAGATTACTACAGATGAAGAAATAAAGATTGATGACACTCTCTGGTTGATGGATGATTCAAAAGGAATTGAATCTTTTGATACACCACATGAAAATGTCCAGGAAATAGTGAATCTAAATGATCTGTTATTTGAAACTGGATCTACTGAAATGCAGTCAGATGTTGGTGATACTCTGGGTAGCACTGTTGTCTCTCCAGAAATGAAAGTTCTAACAGATTACAAAGAATTCTCAGAAACCGAATCTTCAGCCAAAGATGATAACTTGCTGGAAAAAAAGCTAGATGAATCTAGTTGTATAAAAACTGAAGACCATCTTGGATCAGTGAATTACTCAAAAGCTTTTGAATCTATTATTGTACAGGTCCAGGAAACTATTGAGCAAACTGATACTTTATCAGATGTTGGATCTTCTGATGTACAGACAAATTTCAATGATACCCTGAGTAGTGTCATTGCCTcaacagaaataaaaatattctCAATGGATACCAAAGAATCCTCAGAAATGCAGTATGCAACCAAAAATGATCATTTTCTTGAAGAGAAGGCAGAAACATCTGATAGTAAACATATTGAGGTCACTGTTTTGCCAGCAGATTGCTTGACAACACATGAATCAATTAGTTTACCTCTTGAAGTTTCCCAGGAAACTGCCAAACAAACTGATATTTTATCAGAACTTGGATCTACAGAAACACAGATGGATGTTAGTGAGTTTCAGGGTAGCACTCATGAATTTGCAATTGTCATATCCACCGATACTAAAGAATCCTCAGAAACAAAATCTCCAACCAAAAATGATCATTTTTTTGAGGAGACAATAAAAGGACCTGAAGCACACATTGACCTGTTAGAACCAACAACTGAAAAGGAAAACTCATCTCTAGTGATACATCAAGATAAAATTGAATTATCATTCAAACCAGAAACAGTGCACCATTTGCAAGGACCAGTTTTGCAATTTCATGAAGAATCCAATAAACAACAATGGGGACATCTAGTGGAACACAAAAGATTGTCAACGGATCATTTGCACCCAGGGACAGAAGATGAGGAACCAAAACCTCAGCTGGAAGAAAATGAAATAGACTCAGAATTG ccCACCCACAACACATTGGATGTAAGTGCCCAGAAGAGCAGAGTAATTCTACGTCGGAAGACCTCCATCCGCAGGCGGCAGCAGGTGCAGCGTCAATCTTCTCCTGATACAGAGCCCTCTGAGCCGCCACCTCGAATATTCAGACCCTTTTCAATGGGAGTGCCAGTTTTTCCAGGGAAGTTGCCACCCATTCCCAAACCAATGCCAGCAGAAGAGCACAAAGACGAGCCAGCTGCCAAAGAGGAGCTAGCTGTGAAACCGAAGGGAGTCCCAAAGCATGCTGG